One genomic region from Anopheles bellator chromosome 2, idAnoBellAS_SP24_06.2, whole genome shotgun sequence encodes:
- the LOC131211227 gene encoding uncharacterized protein LOC131211227 codes for MSMNPCKNGDREKDQNNNFVNSTAHGGAGVDREGRARRAAARSAVGEEGSHPQQQPTRNSDTRRDQHNGYYRPGQQRDHQRSPAGRATGGAGGGGATGGGAGPQVTAKVMWGNVSAIKELRDKEQTDRQYGTRAAGRRQ; via the coding sequence atGTCGATGAATCCGTGCAAGAATGGTGACCGGGAGAAGGATCAGAACAACAACTTCGTCAACTCGACCGCCCACGGGGGCGCCGGGGTCGACCGGGAAGGGCGAGCCCGCCGGGCCGCTGCCCGCTCGGCGGTCGGCGAGGAAGGCTCCCatcctcagcagcagccgacaCGCAACAGTGACACCCGAAGGGATCAGCACAATGGCTACTACCGGCCCGGTCAGCAGCGCGATCACCAgcgatcgccggccggccgagcaacaggcggtgccggtggtggcggtgcgaCGGGTGGCGGAGCGGGACCTCAGGTGACCGCCAAAGTGATGTGGGGCAATGTCAGTGCCATCAAGGAGCTGCGCGATAAGGAGCAGACCGATCGACAGTACGGTACACGGGCCGCCGGGCGTCGTCAGTGA
- the LOC131209640 gene encoding twinfilin, translating into MSHQTGIKANAELLKFFGKCKDGKTRVLKVSIENEELTLVSHSDVKRDWEKDYDALVRPLVEESTPCYILYRLDYKIPTGYAWLLMSWVPESATVRQKMLYASTKATLKLEFGSGHIKEELNATSKDETTLHGYQKHRIDSSAPAPLTSREEELAEIRKTEVKTDFGIDTKQQTLGGINCPISEPTAQALHDMRRGGYNYLQFRIDLEEEKIHLVKAANIELTALPAQIPTDHARYHLYIFKHHHEGAYLESVVLIYSMPGYSCSIRERMMYSSCKGPFTVTIEKHGIEVAKKLEIDSGTELTEEFLHEELHPRKLNLRPQFSKPKGPPSRGAKRLTKPQAVE; encoded by the exons ATGTCGCACCAAACGGGCATCAAAG CTAACGCGGAGCTGCTGaagttttttggcaaatgcAAAGATGGCAAAACTCGCGTGCTGAAGGTGTCCATCGAAAACG AGGAGCTTACGCTGGTGAGCCACAGTGATGTGAAGCGTGACTGGGAGAAGGACTACGATGCGTTAGTTAGGCCGCTCGTTGAGGAGAGCACACCGTGCTACATTCTCTATCG GTTGGACTATAAAATTCCCACCGGGTACGCGTGGCTGCTGATGAGCTGGGTACCCGAGTCGGCAACGGTGCGACAGAAAATGTTGTATGCCTCGACCAAGGCCACCCTGAAGCTCGAGTTCGGGTCGGGCCATATCAAGGAGGAGCTGAATGCTACGTCAAAGGACGAAACTACACTGCACGGCTATCAGAAGCATCGTATTGATTCGAGTGCACCGGCCCCACTGACGAGCCGCGAGGAGGAACTGGCGGAGATCCGAAAAACGGAAGTAAAGACCGATTTCGGTATCGATACCAAGCAACAAACGCTCGGGGGCATCAACTGTCCCATTTCGGAGCCGACTGCCCAAGCGTTGCACGATATGCGCCGCGGTGGCTACAACTATCTGCAGTTCCGAATCGACCTCGAGGAGGAAAAAATCCATCTTGTTAAAGCGGCCAACATCGAGCTCACTGCACTGCCCGCACAGATCCCGACCGATCATGCCCGGTACCATTTGTACATTTTCAAGCACCACCACGAGGGCGCGTATCTGGAGAGCGTGGTGCTGATCTACTCGATGCCCGGGTACAGCTGCTCGATCCGCGAGCGAATGATGTACTCGAGCTGCAAGGGTCCGTTTACGGTGACGATCGAAAAGCACGGCATTGAGGTGGCAAAGAAGCTGGAAATCGATAGCGGCACCGAACTCACAGAGGAATTCCTGCACGAGGAGCTGCACCCGCGCAAGCTGAACCTTCGGCCACAGTTTTCGAAACCGAAGGGGCCGCCCAGTCGCGGTGCCAAAAGACTGACCAAACCGCAGGCCGTCGAGTAA
- the LOC131211706 gene encoding uncharacterized protein LOC131211706, whose product MCPSRDSPRCVPASLRYRTHDGTCNNARRPRWGSAQMPFNRFLAPEYQDGVEGIRRSVTGASLPSARFVSLVVHGSRDEEAPVTMMLALWGQLIDHDLTATAQPRSINGSTPRCCNGGEESTHPSCLPIKVPHDDPWLSHLGVRCLEFLRSAPAQRRDCLLSWREQTNQATAYLDASPIYSSNPRSSDNARIFRQGMLLFGRGPPHEDVCFRAALANQCIRPGDSRSGEQPGLLMMHMVWVNEHNQIATRLATLNPHWSDEKVYQEARRIVGALFQHITFREFLPLVLGRDVCRLFDLELETSGHYRGYDANVNPTVANEFAAAAFRFGHSLIQHTYMRADRHHRFIGNNVSLHEDTSEGDFGGPGSLHRLLRGMVNQRALKRDEFITPELTNHLFQTKSFPFGLDLAAINIQRGRDHGLPAYVSWRGPCGLSSIRDWDDLDRIMGPASTTRLRKAYRTVDDIDLFVGGLAERPVVGGIVGPTFACIIAQQFSNLRKGDRFWYENAGFESSFTPAQLESVRQVAFSQVLCRALGGGGSLQPFVFLPPDFGQNERLPCDARLMAPIDLDPWTERDPFTNTDTDSEDEDEDDDNDGGAPAENSPSATDLLTAQSTFSAASTTTTTTRRPPANVVNKVDLVTNGNTGLQQQPRPTTITKGQPATLAVAPTVLVSNKLDLSHQPTNRPAAGATAVDNKLDLKGTTKPTTPAATKRKPTRKPTTTKKRPSASLVVNNNLDFSATRSANATLTDTRTPNRRTKRAANPDARHGYYQTPPPTGYGDYDDEDYDSDYGPPYLAYGYHRPTTPTTTAQTPPPYGYYYTAPPTPPPQPPYPYLDTRRPNHGTRTTPRRRLSDKLTLTHDPLTNQPQPGPQRRRTTSRPDDDAQTPNKPFKKPSATAHSSVFSVDFRALATNRRRTLHANHYQSSAVNGTTVTTLLSDLPTKLSESFSVDDYDDQDIRLTPTDNKLTSSKQDFGGPVPDDHDGYLRPEQTHFEPLVRQTATAQTYRDYWTTRQTDRRHYRDYYTDHPNGLHHGDVPQTVRYASAYDKPLLLDDYSDKFVGLLRDEEASTGLLATGTTGPTNRHDTSKERSIRTEDTKDTDRKPITRPKDKRPTNHRLKVPGGKPSSISLVPFVLLTNIDRPDNWVMYHSKPSKNRKSPSVPLLKSDIFSLNELPTPIVGPD is encoded by the exons ATGTGCCCATCGCGGGACTCGCCACGGTGCGTTCCGGCTAGCCTGCGGTACAGGACGCACGACGGGACCTGCAACAACGCCCGCCGACCACGCTGGGGCTCGGCCCAGATGCCCTTCAATCGGTTCCTGGCCCCGGAGTATCAGGACGGTGTCGAAGGCATACG GCGATCCGTGACCGGTGCATCGCTTCCGTCGGCCCGCTTCGTCAGTCTGGTTGTGCACGGTTCCCGCGACGAAGAAGCGCCCGTGACGATGATGTTGGCTCTCTGGGGCCAGCTGATTGACCACGATCTGACGGCCACGGCACAGCCGCGTAGCATCAACGGGTCAACACCGCGGTGCTGCAACGGTGGCGAAGAGAGCACCCATCCGTCCTGTCTGCCGATCAAGGTGCCGCACGACGATCCGTGGCTGTCCCACCTGGGCGTACGCTGCCTGGAGTTTCTCCGCTCGGCACCGGCCCAACGTCGTGACTGTTTGCTATCGTGGCGTGAGCAAACCAATCAGGCCACCGCTTACCTGGACGCGTCACCGATCTACTCGAGCAACCCGCGCTCGTCCGACAACGCCCGGATCTTTCGCCAGGGGATGCTGCTGTTCGGGCGGGGACCTCCACACGAGGACGTGTGCTTCCGGGCGGCACTCGCCAACCAGTGCATCCGACCCGGGGACAGCCGCAGCGGTGAACAGCCtgggctgctgatgatgcacATGGTGTGGGTAAATGAGCACAACCAGATCGCGACCCGGCTGGCCACGCTCAATCCGCACTGGAGCGACGAGAAGGTGTACCAGGAGGCACGCCGCATCGTGGGGGCCCTCTTTCAGCACATCACGTTCCGGGAGTTTCTCCCGCTGGTGCTGGGCCGGGACGTGTGCCGACTGTTCGATCTGGAGCTGGAAACGAGTGGCCACTACCGCGGGTACGATGCGAACGTCAACCCAACGGTAGCGAACGAGTTCGCGGCCGccgcgttccggttcggtcaCTCGCTGATTCAGCACACGTACATGCGGGCTGATCGGCACCATCGGTTCATCGGCAACAACGTCAGTCTGCACGAGGACACTTCGGAGGGCGATTTCGGGGGCCCCGGCTCCTTGCACCGGTTGCTGCGCGGTATGGTTAACCAGCGCGCCCTAAAGCGGGACGAGTTTATCACGCCCGAGCTGACCAACCATCTGTTTCAGACCAAAA GCTTTCCATTCGGGCTGGATCTGGCGGCGATCAACATCCAGAGGGGACGCGATCACGGGTTACCGGCGTACGTGAGCTGGCGGGGCCCGTGCGGACTCTCGTCGATTCGGGACTGGGACGACCTGGATCGGATCATGGGGCCCGCTTCAACCACGCGGCTGCGCAAAGCGTACCGAACCGTGGATGACATCGATCTGTTCGTTGGCGGGCTAGCGGAACGTCCGGTGGTCGGCGGTATCGTTGGCCCCACTTTTGCGTGCATCATCGCGCAGCAGTTCAGCAACCTGCGCAAGGGCGATCGGTTCTGGTACGAGAATGCCGGCTTCGAATCGTCGTTCACGCCAGCCCAGCTCGAGTCGGTCCGCCAGGTGGCTTTTTCGCAGGTGCTTTGCCGGGCcctgggcggtggcggttcgcTGCAACCTTTCGTGTTCCTTCCGCCCGACTTCGGGCAGAACGAGCGGCTGCCGTGTGACGCGAGGCTGATGGCCCCGATCGACTTGGACCCGTGGACGGAACGCGACCCCTTCacaaacaccgacaccgacagtgaggacgaggacgaggacgacgacaacgacggggGGGCACCAGCGGAAAACTCTCCCTCAGCGACTGACCTACTCACGGCGCAATCGACATTTTCtgccgccagcaccaccacgacaACTACACGCCGACCTCCGGCCAACGTCGTCAACAAGGTAGACCTCGTGACGAATGGTAACACAGGACTACAACAGCAGCCCCGACCTACCACGATTACCAAGGGACAACCGGCGACACTGGCCGTGGCACCGACCGTGCTCGTGAGCAACAAACTCGACCTAagccaccaaccgaccaaccgacccgCCGCTGGTGCCACGGCCGTGGACAACAAGCTAGACCTGAAGGGGACGACGAAACCGACGACGCCGGCggccacgaaacggaaaccgacTCGAAAACCGACCACAACCAAGAAACGACCCAGCGCCTCATTGGTGGTGAACAACAATCTTGACTTTTCGGCCACACGTAGCGCCAACGCCACTCTGACCGACACGCGAACGCCGAACAGACGCACGAAACGGGCCGCTAACCCGGACGCCCGACACGGATATTaccaaacgccaccaccgaccggttaCGGTgactacgacgacgaggactATGACTCGGACTATGGGCCACCGTACCTTGCGTACGGTTACCATCGACCAACGACACCCACTACGACCGCTCAGACTCCGCCTCCGTACGGCTACTACTACACGGCCCCACCGACACCTCCTCCACAGCCTCCTTACCCTTACCTTGACACACGTCGACCGAACCACGGGACGAGGACGACTCCACGACGCAGACTATCCGACAAACTGACACTCACTCACGACCCGCTCACGAATCAACCTCAACCGGGACCACAGAGACGCAGGACTACCTCGcgaccggacgacgacgcccaGACGCCtaataaacctttcaaaaaacCTTCCGCCACTGCGCACTCCTCTGTCTTCTCTGTCGACTTTAGAGCCCTCGCTACTAACCGCCGCCGAACGCTTCACGCTAACCACTACCAGTCTTCCGCCGTCAATGGCACCACTGTCACTACTCTTCTTTCCGATCTTCCCACGAAACTGTCCGAATCTTTCTCTGtcgacgactacgacgatcAAGACATTCGACTCACGCCGACCGACAATAAACTGACTAGCAGCAAGCAAGACTTTGGCGGACCGGTGCCCGACGACCATGACGGTTACCTAAGACCAGAGCAGACACACTTTGAACCGCTCGTGCGCCAAACGGCCACCGCACAAACCTACCGAGACTACTGGACCACGCGGCAGACTGATCGCAGACATTACCGTGACTACTACACCGATCATCCGAACGGACTACATCACGGGGACGTACCGCAGACAGTCCGCTATGCCTCGGCGTACGACAAACCGTTACTACTCGATGACTACTCGGACAAATTCGTGGGACTCCTGCGGGACGAAGAAGCCAGTACGGGACTGTTAGCGACCGGGACTACTGGACCGACAAACCGACACGACACGTCGAAGGAACGGTCCATACGAACGGAGGATACAAAGGACacggaccggaaaccgatcACCCGACCAAAGGACAAACGACCGACAAACCACAGACTCAAGGTACCGGGCGGCAAACCAAGCTCCATCTCGCTGGTACCGTTCGTCCTGCTGACCAACATTGATCG ACCGGACAACTGGGTGATGTACCACTCGAAGCCCTCCAAAAACCGGAAGTCACCGTCGGTACCGCTGCTGAAGAGTGACATCTTTTCCCTGAACGAACTGCCCACACCCATCGTTGGCCCCGACTAA
- the LOC131206925 gene encoding cyclin-G-associated kinase yields the protein MSDFLKSAMSYFNATPSNGLDNEFVGQTVEVSNVKLRIKRVIAEGGFAYVFVAQDVQSGTEFALKRLLGTDKEECNNIIREINIHKQVSGHPNVVKFVAATFIDRTQASGGGQRRAEYLLVSELCKGGGLYDCLEQDLAPETVLRVFYQATKAVAHLHSQPKPINHRDIKIENFLIGSDGLLKLCDFGSASTDSYAPDVTWNAQQRDTLEDALTRCTTPMYRAPEQLDTWANYPIGFKMDVWALGCVLYCLCYRKHPFEDSAKLRIINANYTIPNDSRYACFSDTIRGCLQVDPNQRFDTAMVLERLAAIAETKGWPLKAPLGLSGKPLNSPPSGVTPTPSPVHRANGAGVPERPAPPRPVCPPGGPVQIGTDISTNKNNRYPQRPPDPVRVMVSGVPAQQPPAAGFPGHHHQPGPPYGQPVAAVGGGGGLFSSIKGGAGSFLKNLKDTSSKVMQTVQQSIARTDLDLSYITQRILVMPCPSEGLESTYRTNNIEDVKVYLDTRYQPTKLSVYNLGPRSSPRMPPPVRTVEAGFIYAPAPANTTLASGKAPLLAGLYSLVEDIYGFLSADPKTIVVIQSPDSGRALAATVVCALLIYAGLVTEPEDAMQIFAIRRTPPNMRPSELRYLYYLGDIVRSVPHLPHYKPVTLVSLAVSPVPRMTKARDGCRMYVEVATADRIVFCTLQDYERMRLYHSAEGKIALAMNVTVCGDVTITLYHARNALGGMGRPQGIRICQLQFHTGYIPEEETLINYDRSELDEVPDLEHVPQKFCVALSVFVGDSERPPASQPPWRSSGKAGTRDPKLLFATQLEYEENVDNFVTKPNRGASSAVSGGSVAPPKPPPPRPAPPSPQPVHRGAFVGEPPGAPTIVTEEREADLLNLSKSSHGETVAAGGEEDHRPTTDRPKVEETFDLLGGLSPPTSSEVPPAGRTSTKSAVLDEIFGTFDDGTPAESTLHASKSSSDLNGLNLNFDHFGGVAQPAAPFSNGSSAETSGASNANNSFGFDAFAGVGPQVFYNSAASPAQQQPSASQANTAGQSQPKDPFADIGNLTAGLVAGGNQGGGGGGWGKGGGTTPSPRSTQFSSPTHQFSGASTANPSPRAPSTPNHQQQQMRSPNEGNPQRQPDYSRSHFAEPSKGTTPNNGGSNGSNGGGGGGGVRSGGDIFGDILGQQGYSFGSTKNQGPRTMNDMRKEELVKEMDPERLKLLEWTEGKKSNIRALLCTVHTILWPGAKWTKCEMHQLVTAADVKKIYRKACLAVHPDKHTGTENESMAKLIFMELNNAWTEFESDASQQNLFAN from the exons ATGAGTGATTTCCTGAAATCGGCTATGAGCTACTTCAACGCGACCCCGTCGAACGGATTGGACAACGAATTCGTCGGCCAAACGGTGGAAGTGTCGAACGTGAAGCTGCGTATCAAGCGTGTTATAGCGGAAG GTGGGTTTGCGTACGTGTTCGTGGCCCAGGATGTTCAGTCGGGGACGGAGTTTGCATTGAAGCGATTACTCGGTACCGACAAGGAAGAATGCAACAACATCATTCGCGAGATCAACATCCACAAGCAGGTCTCGGGACACCCGAATGTGGTGAAGTTTGTGGCCGCCACCTTCATCGATCGAACACAGGCGTCTGGCGGAGGCCAACGGCGTGCCGAATATTTGCTCGTGTCGGAACTGTGCAAGGGAGGCGGGCTGTATGACTGTCTCGAGCAGGATCTTGCCCCGGAAACGGTGCTCCGTGTGTTCTACCAGGCCACGAAAGCCGTCGCACATCTGCACAGTCAACCGAAGCCGATTAACCATCGGGACATTAAA ATTGAAAACTTCCTCATCGGTAGTGATGGATTGCTGAAGCTGTGTGATTTCGGGTCAGCATCGACCGACAGCTACGCACCGGACGTGACGTGGAATGCGCAGCAACGCGACACACTGGAAGACGCCCTGACGCGATGCACAACTCCGATgtaccgggcaccggaacAGCTGGACACGTGGGCCAACTATCCGATCGGTTTCAAGATGGACGTGTGGGCGCTCGGGTGTGTCCTGTACTGTCTCTGCTACCGAAAGCACCCGTTTGAGGATTCGGCCAAGTTGCGCATTATCAACGCGAACTACACCATTCCAAACGACTCGCGGTACGCGTGCTTCAGTGACACGATTCGCGGTTGCCTGCAGGTTGACCCGAACCAGCGCTTCGATACGGCCATGGTGCTAGAGCGTTTGGCAGCGATCGCCGAAACGAAAGGATGGCCACTGAAGGCCCCGCTCGGGTTGTCGGGCAAACCGCTAAACTCTCCACCATCCGGTGTTACACCGACACCGAGTCCGGTTCATCGAGCAAATGGTGCTGGTGTTCCGGAGCGACCGGCTCCACCACGACCCGTCTGCCCTCCCGGTGGACCGGTACAGATTGGGACCGATATTTcgacgaacaaaaacaacaggTACCCGCAACGGCCACCCGATCCGGTTCGAGTAATGGTTAGTGGTGTTCCAGCGCAACAGCCACCGGCCGCTGGCTTtcctggccaccaccatcagccagGACCACCGTACGGTcaaccggtggcagcggtcggtggtggtggtggtttgttttcgtccatCAAGGGCGGTGCTGGCAGTTTCCTCAAGAACCTGAAGGACACCTCCTCGAAGGTGATGCAAACGGTGCAGCAAAGCATCGCCCGGACCGATCTCGATCTCAGCTACATTACACAGCGCATTCTCGTGATGCCGTGTCCCTCGGAAGGGCTCGAGTCCACCTACCGTACTAACAACATCGAAGACGTAAAGGTGTACCTCGACACACGCTACCAACCAACGAAGCTGAGCGTCTACAACTTGGGACCGCGCAGCAGTCCCCGAATGCCTCCACCGGTCCGTACCGTCGAGGCGGGATTCATTTACGCTCCGGCGCCAGCCAATACTACTTTGGCCAGCGGCAAAGCTCCGCTACTGGCAGGCCTCTACTCACTGGTGGAAGATATCTACGGTTTTCTGAGCGCCGACCCGAAAACGATCGTCGTCATCCAGAGCCCGGATAGTGGCCGAGCACTGGCGGCAACTGTTGTGTGTGCGCTGCTAATCTACGCCGGGCTCGTTACGGAGCCGGAAGATGcgatgcaaatatttgctaTCCGGCGGACGCCACCGAACATGCGCCCGTCGGAGTTGCGGTATCTTTACTATCTGGGTGATATCGTACGATCGGTGCCCCACTTGCCGCACTACAAACCCGTCACGCTAGTGTCGCTGGCCGTATCGCCGGTGCCGCGCATGACGAAGGCCCGCGATGGCTGCCGCATGTATGTggaggtggccaccgccgaccggaTTGTATTCTGCACGCTACAGGATTACGAGCGAATGCGCTTGTATCACTCGGCGGAGGGCAAGATCGCTCTCGCCATGAACGTTACCGTGTGTGGCGATGTGACCATCACGCTGTACCACGCGCGAAACGCACTCGGCGGGATGGGCCGTCCGCAGGGTATCCGCATCTGTCAGCTGCAGTTCCACACCGGGTACATTCCAGAAGAGGAAACGCTCATCAACTATGACCGGTCCGAGCTGGACGAGGTGCCGGATCTCGAGCACGTACCGCAAAagttttgcgttgcgttgagCGTATTCGTCGGTGACTcggagcggccaccggccagtcAACCTCCGTGGCGAAGCTCCGGCAAAGCTGGCACGCGCGACCCAAAGCTGCTCTTTGCCACACAGCTGGAGTATGAGGAGAATGTGGACAACTTTGTCACCAAACCCAACCGGGGAGCTTCCTCGGCGGTCAGTGGTGGATCAGTGGCACCCCCgaaaccgccaccaccacgaccggcACCACCCTCTCCGCAGCCGGTCCACCGAGGAGCGTTTGTTGGTGAGCCCCCGGGTGCACCGACTATTGTGACCGAGGAACGAGAAGCTGATCTGCTCAATCTCAGCAAATCTAGTCACGGGGAAACGGTAGCGGCCGGTGGTGAAGAGGACCACCGCCCGACCACTGATCGACCGAAGGTGGAAGAAACGTTCGATCTGCTCGGTGGACTATCGCCCCCTACGAGCAGTGAAGTTCCGCCTGCTGGCCGTACATCCACCAAATCGGCCGTTTTGGATGAAATCTTCGGAACATTCGATGATGGGACGCCGGCAGAGTCCACCCTGCATGCGTCGAAATCGAGCAGCGATCTGAACGGGCTGAACCTAAACTTCGATCACTTCGGTGGCGTTGCGcaaccggcggcaccgttTAGTAATGGTTCCTCGGCGGAGACAAGCGGCGCATCCAACGCGAACAATAGTTTCGGATTCGACGCGTTCGCAGGTGTAGGACCGCAAGTGTTCTACAATAGTGCTGCGTCCCCGGCGCAACAGCAACCGTCGGCATCGCAAGCGAATACCGCCGGCCAAAGTCAACCGAAAGATCCATTCGCCGACATTGGCAACTTAACGGCCGGTTTGGTTGCTGGAGGCAACcagggcggtggtggtggtggttggggCAAGGGTGGTGGTACAACGCCTAGCCCACGCTCGACACAGTTCTCTAGTCCCACGCACCAGTTCAGCGGTGCCAGCACGGCCAACCCTTCGCCGAGGGCACCGTCTACACCGaatcatcagcagcagcagatgcgCAGCCCGAACGAGGGCAATCCGCAACGTCAACCCGACTACAGCCGGTCGCACTTTGCCGAACCGTCCAAGGGCACCACGCCGAACAACGGCGGTAGCAATGGTAgtaacggcggtggtggtggtggcggtgtccGTTCGGGTGGTGATATATTCGGCGACATTCTCGGCCAGCAGGGTTACTCGTTTGGGAGTACGAAAAATCAGGGTCCGCGCACGATGAACGATATGCGCAAGGAGGAACTGGTGAAGGAGATGGACCCGGAGCGATTAAAATTGTTGGAATGG ACTGAGGGTAAGAAGAGCAACATTCGGGCATTGCTCTGTACCGTCCACACGATTCTGTGGCCCGGGGCCAAGTGGACAAAGTGTGAAATGCATCAGCTGGTGACGGCTGCGGATGTGAAAAAAATCTACCGCAAAGCTTGTCTCGCTGTTCACCCGGATAAG CACACCGGTACCGAGAACGAAAGCATGGCAAAGTTGATCTTCATGGAGCTGAACAACGCCTGGACCGAGTTCGAGAGTGATGCGAGTCAGCAAAATCTGTTTGCTAACTAA
- the LOC131206988 gene encoding DNA repair protein XRCC3-like: MLDDFEGFTSGNETMHKHSDRWGKLSFGVGVLDTLTGGGIPRRGIVELAGDPGAGKTQIALRLALNVQRQVEGSSVVYVATEHPFPSRRLLQMESEYKRLHHSDGAVQRHNFADHILVERVTNVPTLMACLFERLPRLLEKTVVSLLIIDSITSPFLDEEDYVERAETFRTMVHDLHRYQERHNMAILVTNQVRCVFDSWPLDNAQIVPALGLAWGSLVHTRIQLSRLTNTNNKQCTVVFGPTIRPAHGFFHINNSGPADVVNQSVGDD, translated from the exons ATGCTCGATGATTTTGAGGGATTTACAAGTG GGAACGAAACAATGCACAAACACTCCGACCGCTGGGGTAAGCTTAGCTTCGGCGTTGGGGTGTTGGACACGTTGACCGGCGGTGGAATCCCAAGGCGTGGAATAGTTGAACTGGCCGGTGATCCGGGCGCGGGTAAAACTCAAATTGCACTAAGGCTCGCCCTCAACGTTCAGCGCCAGGTGGAAGGCTCTTCCGTGGTGTACGTAGCCACCGAACATCCGTTTCCATCCCGGCGTTTGCTGCAGATGGAGAGCGAGTACAAGCGGCTCCATCATTCCGATGGCGCAGTGCAGAGGCATAATTTCGCCGACCACATACTAGTGGAACGCGTGACTAATGTG CCTACTCTGATGGCCTGTTTATTCGAACGATTGCCACGTTTGCTAGAGAAAACAGTGGTCAGTCTACTAATTATCGACTCGATTACGAGCCCCTTTCTGGACGAGGAAGATTATGTCGAGCGGGCGGAAACATTTCGCACGATGGTACACGATCTGCACCGCTACCAGGAACGGCACAACATGGCCATCCTGGTCACCAACCAGGTACGCTGTGTGTTCGATTCTTGGCCGCTCGACAATGCGCAGATCGTTCCGGCGCTCGGGTTGGCGTGGGGCAGCTTGGTACACACTCGAATTCAGCTATCCCGCCTGAcgaacaccaacaacaaacagtgtACGGTCGTTTTCGGACCAACCATTAGGCCGGCACACGGTTTCTTTCACATAAACAACTCGGGTCCGGCCGATGTGGTAAATCAATCGGTCGGCGATGACTAA